A single genomic interval of Myxocyprinus asiaticus isolate MX2 ecotype Aquarium Trade chromosome 19, UBuf_Myxa_2, whole genome shotgun sequence harbors:
- the LOC127410148 gene encoding Golgi resident protein GCP60-like produces the protein MMATEVQSGDLNSTNSSRLEVSIDGLTLSPDSEGEQEQAETSAALSEEHVALNPSVDGEDGEHASSGTIEIKWGFPLVELYGLALRFFKEKDGKAFHPTYEEKLHLVALHKLVLLGPYNPDALPEVGFFDVLGNDRRKEWASLGNMEKDEAMLEFVKLLNKCCNLFAPFIASHKIEKEEQEKKRWEEEEQRRREEEERERQRQEEERRRLEEEERLRREEEERRQLEEERLRVEQQKQQIMAALNAQTAVQFQQYAAQQYPDSPEQQLILIRQLQEQHYQQYMQQLYQVQLAQQQAALQKQQEDAIVLSTLEASEVSASPVGEEAPFLNGRAESTNDSIEREPDLEPADEVTENGPTDSTPVIAAPSMWTRPQIKDFKEKIRQDVDSVITVGRGEVVTIRVPTHEEGSYLFWEFATDYYDIGFGVFFEWTDSTNASVSVHVSESSDEDEDEEGEAQSEEEKAKKEAGKPQVDEIVPVYRRDCHEEVYAGSHQYPGRGIYLLKFDNSYSLWRSKTVYYRVYYTR, from the exons ATGATGGCGACAGAGGTTCAGAGCGGCGACCTCAACAGCACAAATTCAAGCCGTCTCGAAGTCTCTATCGACGGATTGACTTTGAGTCCCGATTCCGAGGGCGAACAGGAACAGGCCGAGACGTCAGCGGCTCTGTCGGAGGAGCACGTTGCCTTGAACCCGAGTGTCGATGGGGAGGATGGCGAACATGCCAGCAGCGGTACGATCGAGATAAAATGGGGCTTTCCTTTAGTAGAGCTCTATGGACTGGCTCTCAGATTCTTTAAAG AGAAAGATGGGAAAGCCTTCCATCCAACCTATGAGGAGAAACTTCATCTGGTAGCCCTCCACAAGCTGGTGTTGCTGGGGCCTTATAACCCAGATGCTTTACCTGAGGTTGGGTTCTTTGATGTGCTGGGAAATGACCGCAG GAAAGAATGGGCATCTTTGGGCAACATGGAGAAAGACGAGGCCATGCTGGAGTTTGTAAAGCTGTTGAATAAGTGTTGCAATTTATTCGCACCCTTCATCGCATCACATAAGATTGAAAAGGAGGAGCAAGAGAAAAAGAG GTGGGAGGAAGAGGAGCAGCGGCGTAGAGAGGAAGAAGAGCGTGAGCGACAGCGGCAGGAGGAGGAGAGACGCAGGCTTGAGGAGGAGGAGAGGCTgaggagagaggaggaggagagaagaCAGCTTGAGGAGGAGCGACTACGTGTAGAGCAGCAGAA ACAGCAGATCATGGCCGCGCTGAATGCACAGACAGCAGTGCAGTTCCAGCAGTATGCAGCGCAGCAGTACCCCGACAGTCCTGAGCAGCAGCTCATTCTCATCCGGCAGTTGCAGGAGCAGCACTACCAACAGTACATGCAGCAGCTTTATCAGGTCCAGCTTGCTCAGCAACAG GCTGCCTTGCAGAAACAGCAGGAAGATGCTATAGTGCTGTCTACATTAGAGGCCAGTGAGGTGTCAGCGTCCCCTGTTGGCGAGGAGGCTCCTTTTCTGAACGGCCGGGCAGAGTCCACTAATGACAGCATAGAGCGAGAACCAGACCTGGAACCTGCAGATGAGGTCACTGAGAATGGACCCACTG ATTCTACCCCTGTAATAGCAGCCCCGTCTATGTGGACCCGGCCACAGATAAAAGACTTTAAAGAGAAGATCCGTCAAGATGTGGACTCTGTGATCACAGTGGGCCGGGGGGAGGTGGTCACCATCCGGGTCCCTACCCACGAGGAGGGCTCCTATCTCTTCTGGGAGTTTGCCACTGACTATTACGACATTGGCTTTGGTGTATTCTTTGAATGGACTGACTCTACTAATGCATCGGTCAGCGTGCATGTCAGCGAGTCTAGTGATGAAGACGAGGATGAGGAAG GTGAGGCCCAGTCTGAGGAGGAGAAGGCCAAGAAAGAGGCTGGGAAACCACAGGTGGATGAGATAGTGCCGGTGTACCGGCGGGACTGTCACGAGGAGGTGTACGCTGGGAGTCACCAGTATCCCGGCCGTGGTATATACTTGCTCAAGTTTGATAACTCCTACTCACTCTGGAGATCTAAAACCGTCTACTACAGAGTATACTACACCAGATAA